The Fervidibacillus albus genome contains a region encoding:
- the rpoC gene encoding DNA-directed RNA polymerase subunit beta': protein MLDVNNFEYMKIGLASPDKIRSWSYGEVKKPETINYRTLKPEKDGLFCERIFGPTKDWECHCGKYKRVRYKGVVCDRCGVEVTRSKVRRERMGHIELAAPVSHIWYFKGIPSRMGLVLDMSPRALEEVIYFASYVVTEPGNTSLEKKQLLSEKEYRAYREKFGNKFQAGMGAEAIKKLLQDIDLDKESTQLREELKTAQGQRRTRAIKRLEVIEAFRNSGNDPSWMVLDVLPVIPPELRPMVQLDGGRFATSDLNDLYRRVINRNNRLKRLLDLGAPSIIVQNEKRMLQEAVDALIDNGRRGRPVMGPGNRPLKSLSHMLKGKQGRFRQNLLGKRVDYSGRSVIVVGPNLKMYQCGLPKEMAIELFKPFVMKELVAKGLAHNIKSAKRKIERLHPEVWDVLEEVIKEHPVLLNRAPTLHRLGIQAFEPTLVEGRAIRLHPLVCTAYNADFDGDQMAVHVPLSAEAQAEARLLMLAAQNILNPKDGKPVVTPSQDMVLGNYYLTLEREGAVGEGMVFKDREEALIAYQNGYVHLHSRIAVYAGSLKNPTFTDEQNQMLLLTTVGKLIFNEILPASFPYINEPTKQNLEERTPEKYFIPSSENVKEIIASRDLVLPFKKGYLGNIISEVFKRYKITETSKMLDRMKDLGFKFSTKAGITISIADIVVLPQKGDILDAAQKKVDTVQKQFRRGLITEEERYDRVISVWSSAKDDIQGKLMASLDRMNPIFMMSDSGARGNASNFTQLAGMRGLMANPAGRIIELPIKSSFREGLTVLEYFISTHGARKGLADTALKTADSGYLTRRLVDVAQDVIVREEDCGTEKGFYIQAITDGTEVIESLEERLVGRYARKTVKHPQTGEILVKGNELITEDIAREIVDAGIDGIWIRSAFTCNTRHGICKKCYGNNLATGQEVEVGEAVGIIAAQSIGEPGTQLTMRTFHTGGVAGDDITQGLPRVQELFEARNPKGQAVISEIDGEVTDIREGKDRQQEIVIVGSVESRTYHAPYSARLKVAVGDRIERGQPLTEGSIDPKELLKVKDVLSVQEYLLREVQRVYRMQGVEIGDKHIEVMVRQMLRKIRVIDPGETELLPGTLLDIHQFTEANKKALVEGKIPATGRPVLLGITKASLETDSFLSSASFQETTRVLTDAAIKGKQDELLGLKENVIIGKLVPAGTGMPVYRKAKFHLEKKEEQQVTVD, encoded by the coding sequence TAGGGAACGAATGGGTCACATTGAATTGGCTGCACCGGTATCTCACATTTGGTATTTTAAAGGAATACCAAGCCGAATGGGTCTTGTATTAGATATGTCTCCAAGGGCTTTAGAAGAAGTTATTTATTTTGCATCTTATGTTGTAACAGAACCAGGAAACACTTCTTTGGAAAAGAAACAATTGTTGTCGGAGAAGGAATACCGTGCTTATCGGGAAAAATTTGGGAATAAGTTCCAAGCGGGAATGGGTGCGGAAGCGATTAAAAAATTGCTTCAAGATATCGATTTAGATAAGGAAAGTACCCAATTAAGAGAGGAATTGAAAACAGCCCAAGGTCAAAGAAGAACACGTGCCATCAAACGGTTAGAAGTGATCGAGGCCTTTAGAAATTCCGGAAACGATCCTTCTTGGATGGTTCTCGACGTACTTCCTGTTATCCCGCCTGAACTACGCCCGATGGTTCAATTGGATGGCGGACGTTTTGCCACTTCGGATTTAAATGATCTGTATCGGCGGGTAATTAATCGGAACAACCGTTTGAAAAGATTGTTGGATTTAGGTGCACCGAGCATTATCGTTCAAAACGAAAAACGGATGTTACAAGAAGCTGTCGATGCGTTAATCGATAACGGCAGACGTGGCAGACCTGTCATGGGACCAGGAAATCGCCCATTGAAATCTTTATCCCATATGTTAAAGGGAAAACAAGGTCGGTTCCGTCAAAACTTGCTCGGTAAACGGGTAGACTATTCCGGTCGATCTGTTATCGTCGTTGGACCGAACTTAAAAATGTATCAATGTGGCCTTCCGAAAGAAATGGCAATTGAACTTTTCAAACCGTTCGTCATGAAGGAACTGGTTGCAAAAGGCCTTGCCCATAATATCAAATCCGCAAAACGAAAAATTGAACGATTGCACCCGGAAGTTTGGGATGTATTAGAAGAAGTCATTAAGGAACATCCCGTTCTACTTAACCGTGCACCAACTTTGCATAGACTCGGTATTCAAGCCTTTGAACCGACGCTTGTTGAAGGAAGGGCGATTCGGCTACATCCATTAGTTTGTACAGCTTATAACGCGGATTTTGACGGGGACCAAATGGCTGTTCACGTTCCTTTATCTGCGGAAGCTCAAGCTGAGGCACGGTTATTAATGTTAGCAGCCCAAAACATTTTAAATCCGAAAGACGGAAAACCGGTTGTTACACCTTCCCAAGACATGGTTTTAGGAAATTATTATCTCACTTTAGAACGGGAAGGCGCTGTCGGTGAAGGAATGGTCTTTAAAGATCGGGAAGAGGCGTTGATCGCATATCAAAACGGCTACGTCCACTTACACAGTCGTATTGCCGTTTATGCCGGATCGTTAAAAAACCCAACTTTTACGGATGAGCAAAATCAAATGTTGTTGTTAACGACCGTTGGGAAATTAATTTTCAACGAAATTTTACCGGCTTCGTTCCCGTATATTAACGAACCGACGAAACAAAATTTAGAAGAAAGAACGCCGGAAAAATACTTTATTCCTTCAAGTGAAAATGTAAAAGAGATTATCGCTTCGAGAGATCTCGTCCTTCCATTTAAAAAAGGGTATTTAGGGAATATCATTTCGGAAGTGTTCAAACGATATAAAATTACCGAAACCTCAAAAATGTTAGACCGGATGAAAGATTTAGGGTTCAAATTCTCCACGAAGGCAGGAATTACGATTAGTATTGCGGACATCGTCGTCCTTCCACAAAAGGGAGATATATTGGACGCGGCTCAGAAAAAAGTTGACACGGTTCAAAAACAATTTAGAAGAGGTTTAATTACGGAAGAAGAACGGTATGATCGGGTCATTTCCGTATGGAGTTCTGCGAAAGACGATATTCAAGGTAAGTTGATGGCATCTTTAGATCGTATGAACCCGATCTTTATGATGAGCGACTCGGGTGCTCGGGGTAACGCCTCTAACTTTACGCAATTGGCAGGTATGCGTGGATTGATGGCGAACCCGGCAGGACGAATTATCGAGTTGCCGATTAAATCGAGCTTCCGTGAAGGATTGACGGTGTTGGAATACTTCATCTCAACCCACGGCGCACGGAAAGGGCTTGCTGATACTGCCTTAAAAACAGCCGACTCGGGTTATTTGACGAGAAGATTGGTCGATGTTGCACAAGACGTTATCGTAAGGGAAGAGGATTGTGGAACGGAGAAAGGTTTTTATATTCAAGCGATTACCGACGGCACGGAAGTTATCGAGTCGCTTGAAGAACGCCTCGTCGGTCGATATGCAAGAAAAACCGTCAAACATCCTCAAACTGGCGAAATCCTTGTAAAAGGAAATGAATTGATTACGGAGGATATTGCAAGAGAGATCGTCGATGCAGGGATCGATGGCATCTGGATTCGTTCCGCCTTCACATGTAACACAAGACACGGAATTTGTAAAAAATGTTACGGAAACAACTTGGCAACTGGTCAAGAAGTTGAAGTTGGTGAAGCAGTTGGAATCATCGCTGCCCAATCGATCGGAGAGCCAGGTACCCAGTTGACGATGCGTACATTCCATACGGGTGGTGTAGCCGGAGACGATATTACGCAAGGTTTACCTCGGGTACAAGAATTATTTGAAGCACGGAATCCGAAAGGGCAAGCGGTTATATCGGAAATTGACGGAGAAGTTACCGACATTCGTGAAGGCAAAGATCGTCAACAAGAAATTGTAATCGTCGGTAGTGTGGAATCGAGAACGTACCACGCACCATATTCAGCAAGGTTAAAAGTGGCGGTAGGCGACCGGATTGAAAGGGGTCAACCTTTAACGGAAGGTTCCATCGATCCGAAAGAATTATTAAAAGTAAAAGACGTTCTTTCCGTACAAGAATATTTGTTACGGGAAGTACAGCGGGTCTATCGCATGCAAGGTGTGGAAATCGGCGATAAGCATATTGAAGTAATGGTACGGCAAATGTTGCGGAAAATTCGAGTTATCGATCCGGGAGAAACGGAATTACTTCCTGGAACGTTGTTGGATATCCATCAATTTACGGAAGCGAATAAAAAAGCACTCGTCGAAGGAAAAATTCCTGCCACCGGAAGACCTGTTCTACTCGGAATCACGAAAGCATCTCTTGAAACAGATTCCTTCCTATCTTCCGCATCCTTCCAAGAAACGACCCGTGTACTTACGGATGCGGCAATCAAAGGAAAACAAGACGAATTGCTCGGCCTTAAAGAAAATGTGATTATCGGTAAATTAGTACCAGCAGGAACGGGTATGCCAGTTTATCGAAAAGCAAAATTCCATTTGGAAAAAAAGGAAGAACAACAAGTGACAGTTGATTAG
- a CDS encoding 50S ribosomal protein L7ae-like protein has protein sequence MSYEKVRQAKEMIIGTKQTVKALKSDHVKEVVLAADADDKIRSKIIEAAQEKQVPILYVDSMATLGKVCGIDVKAATVAIIR, from the coding sequence ATGTCTTATGAAAAAGTTAGACAGGCGAAAGAAATGATTATAGGGACGAAGCAAACGGTGAAAGCTTTGAAATCCGATCACGTAAAAGAAGTCGTTTTGGCAGCGGATGCCGACGATAAGATTCGGAGTAAAATTATCGAAGCTGCCCAAGAAAAGCAAGTTCCGATCCTTTATGTTGATTCCATGGCTACGTTAGGAAAAGTTTGTGGAATAGACGTGAAGGCGGCAACTGTTGCAATTATCCGTTAA
- the rpsG gene encoding 30S ribosomal protein S7: MPRKGPVAKRDVLPDPIYNSKLVTRLVNKIMIDGKKGKAQTILYSAFEIIRERTGKDPMEVFEQALKNVMPVLEVRARRVGGANYQVPVEVRPDRKTTLGLRWLVNYARLRGEKTMEERLANEILDAANNTGAAVKKREDTHKMAEANKAFAHYRW; this comes from the coding sequence ATGCCACGTAAAGGTCCTGTTGCAAAAAGGGATGTGTTACCAGATCCGATTTACAACTCCAAACTTGTAACCCGTCTCGTTAATAAAATTATGATTGACGGTAAAAAAGGAAAAGCTCAAACGATTCTTTACAGCGCATTTGAAATCATCCGCGAACGTACTGGAAAAGACCCGATGGAAGTATTTGAACAAGCGTTGAAAAACGTTATGCCGGTTTTGGAGGTTCGTGCTCGTCGGGTTGGTGGTGCAAACTACCAAGTACCGGTTGAAGTTCGTCCGGATCGTAAAACGACATTAGGTTTGCGTTGGTTAGTAAACTACGCGCGACTTCGTGGAGAAAAAACGATGGAAGAACGTTTAGCGAATGAAATTTTAGATGCAGCAAACAATACAGGTGCTGCGGTGAAAAAACGGGAAGATACGCACAAAATGGCCGAAGCCAACAAAGCATTCGCCCACTATCGCTGGTAA
- the rplD gene encoding 50S ribosomal protein L4, giving the protein MPKVALYNQSGSQVGEIELNDTVFGIEPNKHVMSEVIISQRASQRQGTSKVKNRSEVRGGGRKPWRQKGTGRARQGSIRAPQWRGGGVVFGPVPRSYAYKLPKKVRRLALKSALSTKVIENNLLVLDQLQFDAPKTKEFVSVLKNLSVDAKTLVVTADDSENVYLSARNIPTVKVINASGVNVLDIIGYDKLIITKDAVEKVEEVLA; this is encoded by the coding sequence ATGCCAAAGGTAGCATTATACAATCAGTCTGGTTCCCAAGTTGGAGAAATCGAATTAAACGACACCGTCTTTGGAATCGAACCGAATAAACATGTCATGTCAGAAGTAATCATTAGCCAACGTGCTTCCCAACGTCAAGGAACATCGAAAGTAAAAAACCGCTCGGAAGTACGCGGTGGTGGACGTAAACCGTGGCGTCAAAAAGGAACTGGTCGCGCTCGGCAAGGATCTATTCGTGCACCCCAATGGCGTGGAGGAGGAGTTGTTTTCGGTCCAGTTCCACGGAGCTATGCATACAAACTCCCGAAAAAAGTACGCCGTCTAGCATTGAAATCCGCCTTATCTACAAAGGTAATTGAAAATAATTTACTTGTACTTGATCAATTACAATTTGATGCACCGAAAACGAAAGAATTCGTTTCTGTATTGAAAAACTTATCGGTGGATGCAAAAACGCTTGTTGTTACTGCAGATGATAGCGAAAACGTATATCTTTCTGCACGCAACATCCCTACCGTAAAAGTAATTAATGCATCCGGTGTAAACGTGCTTGATATTATCGGGTACGATAAATTGATCATTACGAAGGATGCTGTTGAAAAAGTAGAGGAGGTGCTAGCATAA
- the rplW gene encoding 50S ribosomal protein L23, whose amino-acid sequence MDVRDVIKRPIITERSMDILNDKKYTFEVDVKATKTQVKRAVEEIFGVKVEKVNIMNYKGKFKRMGKYTGYTKKRRKAIVTLTEDSKDLEIFNV is encoded by the coding sequence ATGGATGTCCGTGATGTGATTAAGCGCCCCATTATTACAGAACGTTCAATGGATATTTTAAACGATAAAAAATACACCTTTGAAGTTGATGTGAAAGCGACGAAAACACAAGTAAAACGCGCAGTTGAAGAAATCTTTGGCGTGAAAGTAGAAAAAGTAAACATCATGAATTACAAAGGTAAATTTAAAAGAATGGGTAAATATACCGGATATACGAAAAAACGTCGAAAAGCTATCGTAACGTTAACGGAAGATAGTAAAGATCTTGAAATTTTTAATGTGTAA
- the fusA gene encoding elongation factor G: protein MPREFSLEKTRNIGIMAHIDAGKTTTTERILFYTGRIHKIGETHEGASQMDWMEQEQERGITITSAATTAQWKGHRVNIIDTPGHVDFTVEVERSLRVLDGAVAVLDAQSGVEPQTETVWRQATTYGVPRIVFVNKMDKIGADFLYSVKTLHDRLQANAHPIQLPIGAEDQFNGIIDLVEMKAYFYTNDLGTDIKVDEIPDDYKDLAEEYHAKLVEAVADLDEELMMKYLEGEEITTEELKTAIRKGTVNVEFYPVLCGSAFKNKGVQLMLDAVIDYLPAPTDVKDIHGVNPETEEELTRPSSDDAPFSALAFKVMTDPYVGKLTFFRVYSGTLNSGSYVLNSTKGKRERIGRILQMHANSRKEISTVYAGDIAAAVGLKDTTTGDTLCDEKEKVILESMEFPEPVISVAIEPKSKADQDKMATALQKLQEEDPTFRAHTDQETGQTIIEGMGELHLDIIVDRMRREFKVEANVGAPQVAYRETFRTAAQVEGKFVRQSGGRGQYGHVWIEFSPNEEGKGFEFENAIVGGVVPREYIPAVQAGLEDAMQNGIIAGYPLVDIKAKLFDGSYHDVDSSEMAFKVAASLALRNAAKKCNPVLLEPVMKVEVVIPEEYMGDIMGDITSRRGRIEGMEARGNAQVVRAMVPLAEMFGYATTLRSNTQGRGTFTMHFDHYEEVPKSIADEIIKKNSGE from the coding sequence ATGCCAAGAGAGTTCTCCTTAGAAAAAACTCGTAATATTGGAATCATGGCTCATATTGACGCTGGGAAAACGACAACCACGGAACGGATCTTGTTCTATACCGGGCGTATCCATAAAATTGGCGAAACCCACGAAGGTGCGTCTCAAATGGACTGGATGGAGCAAGAACAAGAACGTGGGATTACGATTACTTCTGCAGCGACTACTGCCCAATGGAAAGGTCATCGTGTAAACATTATCGATACCCCAGGGCACGTGGACTTCACTGTGGAAGTTGAACGTTCCCTCCGCGTATTAGATGGAGCTGTTGCCGTTTTAGATGCTCAATCCGGTGTTGAACCACAAACGGAAACAGTATGGCGTCAAGCAACGACATACGGTGTACCGAGAATCGTATTCGTCAATAAAATGGATAAAATTGGCGCGGACTTTTTATACTCGGTAAAAACATTACATGATCGTCTTCAAGCGAATGCTCATCCGATTCAATTGCCGATCGGTGCGGAGGATCAATTTAACGGAATTATTGATTTAGTGGAAATGAAGGCCTATTTCTATACAAACGATCTCGGAACGGATATTAAAGTAGATGAAATTCCGGATGATTATAAAGACTTGGCTGAAGAGTACCACGCTAAACTTGTCGAAGCCGTTGCTGACCTCGATGAAGAATTAATGATGAAATATTTGGAAGGCGAAGAAATTACAACAGAAGAATTGAAAACAGCAATCCGTAAAGGAACGGTTAATGTTGAATTTTATCCGGTTCTTTGTGGTTCAGCCTTCAAAAATAAAGGTGTTCAATTGATGTTGGACGCGGTCATCGATTATTTACCGGCACCGACGGATGTAAAAGATATTCATGGTGTTAATCCGGAAACAGAAGAGGAATTGACCCGCCCATCGAGCGATGACGCTCCTTTCTCTGCACTGGCATTTAAAGTTATGACCGACCCATACGTTGGTAAATTAACATTCTTCCGTGTGTACTCCGGAACGCTTAATTCCGGTTCCTACGTTTTGAATTCAACGAAGGGAAAACGGGAAAGAATCGGTCGTATTTTGCAAATGCACGCAAACTCCAGGAAAGAAATTTCTACTGTTTATGCAGGAGACATTGCTGCGGCCGTCGGTTTGAAAGATACGACGACGGGAGATACGCTCTGTGACGAAAAAGAAAAAGTCATTTTAGAATCGATGGAATTCCCGGAACCGGTAATTTCCGTTGCGATTGAACCGAAGTCGAAAGCTGACCAAGATAAAATGGCTACTGCACTGCAAAAATTACAAGAAGAAGATCCGACGTTCCGTGCCCATACGGATCAAGAAACGGGACAAACGATTATCGAAGGTATGGGTGAACTTCACCTCGATATTATCGTTGACCGTATGCGTCGCGAATTCAAAGTAGAAGCAAACGTAGGTGCTCCTCAAGTTGCCTATCGTGAAACGTTCCGTACCGCTGCTCAAGTGGAAGGTAAATTCGTTCGTCAATCCGGTGGACGTGGACAATACGGACATGTATGGATTGAATTCTCACCGAACGAAGAAGGAAAAGGCTTCGAATTTGAAAATGCAATCGTCGGTGGTGTCGTACCACGAGAATACATTCCGGCCGTACAAGCTGGATTGGAAGATGCTATGCAAAACGGTATAATAGCTGGCTATCCATTAGTTGACATTAAGGCGAAACTATTTGATGGTTCCTACCACGATGTCGACTCCAGTGAAATGGCGTTTAAAGTAGCAGCTTCGTTAGCGTTGCGAAATGCTGCGAAAAAATGTAATCCAGTACTATTAGAACCGGTTATGAAAGTGGAAGTTGTCATCCCTGAAGAATACATGGGTGATATTATGGGGGATATCACTTCCCGCCGCGGACGGATCGAAGGTATGGAAGCACGTGGAAATGCTCAAGTCGTTCGTGCGATGGTTCCACTTGCTGAAATGTTCGGTTACGCTACTACACTTCGCTCGAATACGCAAGGTCGTGGTACGTTTACTATGCACTTCGACCACTACGAAGAAGTGCCGAAATCAATCGCCGATGAAATCATCAAAAAAAATAGCGGCGAATAA
- the rpsL gene encoding 30S ribosomal protein S12, whose protein sequence is MPTINQLVRKPRKAVIEKSKSPALNKGYNSFKKEQTDLNSPQKRGVCTRVGTMTPKKPNSALRKYARVRLSNGIEVTAYIPGIGHNLQEHSVVLIRGGRVKDLPGVRYHIIRGALDTAGVENRKQGRSKYGTKKPKEKK, encoded by the coding sequence ATGCCTACAATTAATCAATTAGTTCGCAAACCACGTAAAGCGGTTATAGAAAAATCCAAATCTCCAGCATTAAATAAAGGGTACAATAGTTTTAAAAAGGAGCAAACGGATTTAAACTCCCCGCAAAAGCGTGGCGTTTGTACTCGTGTAGGAACGATGACACCGAAGAAACCGAACTCCGCACTACGTAAATACGCACGTGTACGTTTAAGTAATGGAATTGAAGTTACGGCATACATTCCCGGAATCGGGCATAATCTTCAAGAACATAGTGTTGTATTAATTCGTGGCGGTCGTGTAAAAGACTTGCCTGGTGTTCGGTACCATATCATTCGTGGAGCTTTAGATACGGCCGGAGTGGAAAACCGTAAACAAGGTCGTTCAAAATACGGTACGAAAAAACCGAAAGAAAAGAAATAA
- the tuf gene encoding elongation factor Tu, with the protein MAKEKFDRSKPHVNIGTIGHVDHGKTTLTAAITTVLAKQGKAEARAYDQIDGAPEEKERGITISTAHVEYETDNRHYAHVDCPGHADYVKNMITGAAQMDGAILVVSAADGPMPQTREHILLSRQVGVPYIVVFLNKCDMVDDEELLELVEMEVRDLLSEYEFPGDDIPVIKGSALKALEGEAEWEEKIIELMSAVDEYIPTPERDTDKPFMMPVEDVFSITGRGTVATGRVERGVLKVGDVVEIVGLADEPKQTTVTGVEMFRKLLDQAEAGDNIGALLRGISRDEVERGQVLAKPGSITPHTKFAAEVYVLTKEEGGRHTPFFSNYRPQFYFRTTDVTGVIELPEGVEMVMPGDNITMTVELIAPIAIEEGTKFSIREGGRTVGAGVVSTVIK; encoded by the coding sequence ATGGCAAAAGAAAAATTCGATCGTTCTAAACCACACGTTAATATTGGTACCATTGGACACGTTGACCATGGTAAAACGACTTTAACAGCCGCTATTACGACTGTTTTAGCAAAACAAGGGAAAGCTGAAGCACGTGCATATGATCAAATCGACGGTGCTCCTGAAGAAAAAGAGCGTGGAATCACAATCTCCACTGCACACGTTGAATACGAAACGGATAACCGTCACTATGCACACGTAGACTGCCCAGGACACGCTGACTATGTTAAAAACATGATCACTGGTGCGGCTCAAATGGACGGAGCAATCCTTGTTGTTTCCGCTGCTGACGGTCCAATGCCACAAACCCGTGAACATATTCTTCTTTCCCGCCAAGTAGGTGTACCTTACATCGTCGTATTCTTAAACAAATGCGACATGGTTGATGATGAAGAATTGTTAGAACTCGTTGAAATGGAAGTTCGCGATTTGTTATCCGAATATGAATTCCCGGGAGATGACATTCCGGTAATTAAAGGTTCTGCTTTAAAAGCTCTTGAAGGTGAAGCAGAATGGGAAGAAAAAATTATTGAATTGATGAGCGCTGTTGACGAATACATTCCAACTCCAGAACGTGATACGGACAAACCATTCATGATGCCAGTAGAAGACGTATTCTCTATTACTGGACGTGGTACGGTTGCAACTGGTCGTGTAGAACGTGGAGTATTAAAAGTCGGTGACGTTGTTGAAATCGTTGGTCTTGCTGACGAACCAAAACAAACGACGGTTACGGGTGTTGAAATGTTCCGTAAGCTTCTTGACCAAGCGGAAGCTGGAGACAACATCGGTGCGTTGCTTCGCGGTATTTCCCGTGATGAAGTAGAACGTGGTCAAGTTTTAGCAAAACCAGGTTCCATCACTCCACATACGAAATTCGCTGCGGAAGTATACGTATTAACGAAAGAAGAAGGTGGACGTCACACTCCTTTCTTCTCTAACTATCGTCCGCAATTCTATTTCCGTACAACGGACGTTACTGGTGTAATCGAATTACCAGAAGGCGTAGAAATGGTTATGCCTGGTGACAACATTACGATGACGGTTGAATTGATCGCTCCAATCGCTATCGAAGAAGGTACGAAATTCTCCATCCGTGAAGGTGGACGTACAGTTGGTGCCGGTGTCGTATCTACTGTAATTAAATAA
- the rpsJ gene encoding 30S ribosomal protein S10, which produces MAKQKIRIRLKAYDHRVLDQSAEKIVETAKRSGASVSGPIPLPTEKSVYTILRAVHKYKDSREQFEMRTHKRLIDIINPTPQTVDSLMRLDLPSGVDIEIKL; this is translated from the coding sequence ATGGCAAAACAAAAAATTCGCATTCGATTAAAAGCATATGATCATCGCGTGCTCGATCAATCTGCAGAGAAAATCGTGGAAACCGCTAAACGTTCTGGAGCTTCCGTAAGCGGACCGATCCCGCTTCCGACGGAAAAATCCGTATACACTATTTTGCGGGCCGTCCATAAATATAAAGATTCTCGTGAGCAATTCGAAATGCGTACGCACAAAAGATTAATCGACATTATCAATCCGACACCACAAACTGTTGATTCGTTAATGCGATTAGATTTGCCATCAGGTGTTGACATCGAAATTAAATTATAA
- the rplC gene encoding 50S ribosomal protein L3: MIKGILGRKIGMTQIFLENGDLVPVTVIEAAPNVVLQKKTAETDGYNAIQLGFDDKRESLANKPEKGHVNKANTTPKRFISEIRDVNIEEYEVGQEVKVDIFESGNIVDVTGISKGKGFQGAIKRHGQSRGPMGHGSRYHRRPGSMGPVAPNRVFKSKELPGRMGGEKVTIQNLEIVKVDPERNLILIKGNVPGSKKSFVKIKTAVKSVN, from the coding sequence ATGATTAAAGGAATCTTAGGTAGAAAAATTGGCATGACACAAATTTTCTTGGAAAATGGAGACCTCGTTCCCGTTACGGTAATCGAAGCAGCTCCAAACGTCGTGTTACAAAAGAAAACGGCCGAAACTGACGGTTATAATGCGATTCAATTAGGTTTCGACGACAAACGGGAAAGTCTTGCAAATAAACCAGAAAAAGGACATGTGAATAAGGCAAATACCACTCCTAAGCGCTTCATCAGTGAAATCAGAGATGTAAATATTGAGGAGTATGAAGTAGGTCAAGAAGTAAAAGTGGATATATTCGAATCCGGCAATATCGTCGATGTAACAGGCATATCCAAAGGGAAAGGGTTCCAAGGTGCGATTAAGCGTCACGGACAATCCCGCGGACCAATGGGACACGGATCCCGTTATCATCGCCGTCCAGGTTCAATGGGTCCAGTTGCTCCGAACCGGGTATTTAAATCAAAAGAATTACCTGGAAGAATGGGCGGAGAAAAAGTAACTATTCAAAACTTGGAAATTGTAAAAGTTGATCCAGAACGAAACCTTATTTTAATTAAAGGTAATGTACCTGGTTCGAAAAAATCCTTTGTAAAAATTAAAACGGCAGTTAAATCTGTTAACTAA